The genomic segment aaatgctcatttttatGAAATGCTACAATGAGTCTCACAAATGCAAAGGCTGGAATTTCACACCTCTTTAGGAGGGAAGGGGACTGGATTGCAACTCCAACTCagattttttcctcccagttcACCACTGACAggctttaatttctttgtgcttccctttcttctccctgcacACCTCCAGTGGTTTCCCTTTACCCTTTAGAGGGAAAATGAGGACATTAGGAGAAGCGAGGTGTCCAGCAATGGTTCATTTTGCCTCTTTTACACGTCTCTGGAATAAACAGGGATGTGATCTCAATTCTCACCTGGCAGCCCAAGGACTTCCTCAAAAACTGGTCAGGTTCTGCAGGGCCAAGGACACATAAAGCCCAGATTTAGGTTCCTTTTTCATAaagcactggggaaaaaaaagccaaatttctCTTCAGGAAGGTTTGTTTGGCTATTTTACCTCTGAGACACCAAaaattccagctcctgcctcacctCTACAGCACAAAGCACTTTGAGGACTTCctgcaaaacataaaaattccCTCAGATCAGTAAAATTGGCCCAAAACCAGATGGGAGACCTGTCCAAATTCCACACCCCGGGTTTTTGTGGATATTTGGAGACAGATTATTGCAATGCAGGCAGATTGAGCAGGAGACAAAACTGGTGGGATTGGCTTTTAGAGTTTTGTGTTCCAGCTGCCTGTTTGAGCAGGGAGAAGGGCAAGATGACAACAGCTTAGGgaaaggggtaaaaaaaaaaaagaaaggaaaaaaaaaagattcttggAGATACATAACGTGTTTAATTGAAACCATTAGTTTTACTGGCAAACAGCTTCATCTTTCTGTTCTGTTAATCCGAACAAAGTGCTGCAATTATGACTCAATACATAAATGTCCTCTAGTGCTACTcgccccacactgccccagcagagaaaggaaacagagctgctctcagttAACAAAACATTCCATGCTTCTAGCCAGAATACTTTTATTGTATGGTTATCATATACATCAGAATTATAGTGGGAACATTTACAAATATGTGAATTATTCCGTATTATAACCTCCAGTATTCACATACACACTAACTCACACACtcggttttttttttgttttgtttgtattttttttttctttttttctttttttttttttttgcatgtctACTCAGTTACCAGGTGAATGATACACAAAATCATTGCTTTGTGAACAAACACCTCGGATTAAATCTAATCTTCAGTGGCAAGAATcgagatttaaaaaaaaaaaaaaaaaaaagtcttaaataCCCTGTATAACATACCTGTGCATAAACCTAAAAGATATGTTTAGCTTACCCATTACCTTTGAAATACttaccaaaattaaaatttgaaacccatttataaaaaaaagtattaaaaagttCACCAGTATTTACAAATCCGATTAAAttacacataaataaatatttacattcagCACACTGCTTCCCTTAATACACATAAAGCCtccctggaagtattttttGGCCTTagtaggcaaaaaaaaaaaaaaaaagtttagaagaaaaaaaagttatgtgCCTATTCTTTCAAGTTTCCCCCCcaatttaaaaacaagacaATATAAATATGTGAATAAAGCTGCAATATCCTTAGACACAGAAAGTGAATTTcctaaaagtattttcattttgaactagtccttgttaaaaaaataccaagatAATACAAACTGCAAGCCAACACTGCTGCAGTTTTCAAAAGCCTGAATAGTTCTGTAAAAAATCAGCATGTCAAATGCCATCATAAGTCCAGTAGGATTTTAGTACTGTCCTATgttaatctgaaaataaaggaaattaaaaaactcaacaaaataaaagagaacaaaaaaacaaaccctccaagacctaaaaaaccaaaaacacaaaaaaccaaacaacctcACAGAATAATCTTACTATTTTCAGGTGTTCATAAAAAATTTTTAATGCACATCAATCTCTATCCCAATGtttaatactgcttttttttttgttcgtttgttttgctgttgcatTTTGAGAGAACGAGCCCCTGAAATTGTCTCAGAGAGCGAAACAGGCTTCCATCTAAAATgtatctctttaaaaaaaaaaaaacaattacacGTGAAGCTGGTCACCCAGCAGACACTGAGATGTGGGAAAAGAATCGCAATAAATCTCTGTGTATAATTCCATCAGCCCCCTTCCCCTTTATAGCACCACTTTTACAGCAAAGGATTCGATACACTTGTCCCAAGTACTTATCTTCAGGTCAAAATCGCTTCCACAaccacagggatgctgcagctttcagccAGACTCGgatccagcagcaggagtgaaGATCCTCAAtgaccttttctcttttcttttttttttttttttttttttttctttcctccttttttcccccctcatttcttgaattaaaaaaaaaaaaaaaaaaaaaaaaaaaaaagaaaagaaaaaaataaccaacaaaaaaaaaaacccaccccctACCCAAATCTCTTTATGCCCCCTGGCAAGATCATCTCAGTCTGTGTGTAGGAGGAAAGTGGAAGGGAGGGGGGAGCAAagtctggtttgttttttgttgttttttttgttttgttttgtttttaattttctttttttcctcttcacttcCTGTGCTTGTCCATTTTGTCGATGGTTTTGTTGCCCTCGGCGGGGCTCTCGGCGTTCATGTAGGACTTGTCGGCTATTTTTAACGCCTCGTTTAGGTAGTTCTGGACGGATGTCATGGCAGCGCAGATGGCAGCGCTCCCAAAGCCGTGTGTGATCAGGCTGAAATGAGTCAAGCAGCCCTGGATGCCAGGGTCCAAGATGGGGCTGGGCCTCGTGTTTCCCAGAGGAGTTCTGTCCTGAGTCAGGAGGTCTGTGAATTCCTTGCAGATCTGCCTGCCATGCACACAACacacaaatagaaaaaaaataatttataaatatatataaaataatatatatatgtataacgCCACGCAAAATGAATAAAAACGACCAAGGGCAATTTGCATCAGGTGTTTGGCATGAGAAATTCAACCTCAAAACATTAAAGccaaaaacacccccaaatcAGCATCATGTTTAAACTATAGGTGAGGGAGAATGGATTTCTAGATTTCTGGTTATTAGCACCTCTTCCTGACCAGCCTTCTGTTGCATCctcagcaccaaaaaaaaacaaaacactctgCAAAATAATTCCCCTGGCTCTGCATCATTTGCTCCAGATTTGAAGTGGGGAGTGGGAACTGGGTGCTGGCTTCTCTGAGAactttcccagctgcagctgcgTGGGGCTCagaaaggctggagcagctgaaagagGAGATGATTGAACTGAGTCGTGGATATTCCATGTATTCCACGCAGGGAGGCCGAGGCCCTGATCCTGCAAACACTCACACATATGCCTGGCAAAACACGAGTGCTTAATAATGCTCCAGCATATGTTGTTTGCTTCCTTGTAAATCTGTCCCCTGGAAGGGATTTCACAGGAGCTGAGCAATCTGAACAGAACCATCACTTTATCAGAATTTCTCAATCTtccagaggattttttttttattagtgcCAGTAATAATGCCAGTAATGAAAATGttcagggagcaggaggagtgCTCAGGAAAAATTAGCATAATGTATAAACTATAGGCAAAGAGACCGGATTTTTTAGATTTCTCGATTTTTAAGAGATCTGCTTTTGTAAAAGAAGATCTCTTTTAAAGGAAGGCTGGATGGATTGAACACCAGGAGTGTGTTTTGCACTCCTGGTGTGAGCACAAAGTCAGGGAAACTTTCTCAGCCGTTCAGGAAGGttttcctcagctcctctgcaggtGGAGGGTGCTGTCAAAAGCAGGAATGACATTGaccccaaaccagaaaacatcTCAGAGCAGAACAGACCACGAGCTGAAGCTCTGTTcagcctgggagaggagctcAGCAGATGAAAAGGGGAAAGCTGAGCAGCCCAAAGAGCAGCTTTACACAAGCTTAACCCAACCCAggtatttctttcttcctccaggGACCTGCTCAGGCCAGGGTTCATTCGCAGGTGCAAGGtgcctgcacagcagccagaacaaagctcctctgcttccccaggGTTTGTCACAGGGATTTGAAGCACAGGGACTTTCCACACCTACCAAAGGATGCTTCCAGTGAACTATAAAAATCTCCAGCCACAACCGGGGGAAAGGgactctccagcagctcctgagtcCCAGGGGaaagctgggagctgctgctgctgccaaattCAGCTGTGAGGACCCCGGGGCTGAGCTGCCCTTGCTCCAGTCCTGACCCTGCTcacattcccagccctgccctccacATCCTCCTCCCTGTCACACCTCGGAGCTGTCATGGTGTAGGacttttcctgcagtttctttttcctgcagttgAACAGAACTGGTCCAAGCTGCTTTAGTTACCTACAGGCTTTGTTACCCTTATTCTTGCTTCAGACTAAAATAGaactgctgccacagctgaaTTCAAACCAAAACCgaataaaaaaggaattgcTTCATCTCCTTAATTAAAATTACACACAAAAATCCACCAAACTATCCCCCAGACGCAGACAGTCCCAGTGAGACAAAAACACGCtcaaaaaggagagaagaaataaaatccaagcTGGAAAACTTACTTTGCAGCAAGGAGCATGTTCTTCCTGTTTGCCATTTCGTTGCGGCCCATGTGTGGTCTGGTTAAATATTCAGCCACTGCTTTGGAAGGAAATTCTGTCTCACACACGTAGCCAAAGTCACGAGCAAGATGCACAGCTTCACCTGGATGGGGGAAAGGGAGGCTTGCTAAATTGTACAGTATCATTTATTGGATGGAAATCAGGGGTATTGAGGGAAAAAGTGCTGTGGGTTTTTGAAGTGTATGCCTGTTTTGGAAAGGGACACCATTTTATCACTCACCACCGTTTTTTAATTGATGGAGCAGTGTTTCTTTGTAAGGTTgtatcaaggaaaaaaaaatatttacagggTGACTGCTACAAAAAAAGGATTATCTTGCTTTtatactggaaagaaaaaatcctgtctCTATCCAGAATAACTGCACAGCAAAGAACACAATTCAGTCAAGATCAAACTGTCcactgatatttaaaaatatctgccaACTAAATCCCACGTTATAATAAAAGTTTTCAGTTTAGtctgcttttgaaattattttttcataggaatttttaaagacagaaaaccaAATTGCAAGGTGTACAACCAGGTCACTTTTCTCATCAAAACAATTTGATCAggcttaaaataaaagagattgGCGTGATCACAGTGCAAGGGGTCTGTATGCATGTGTACACACATCAGCTCTCTGAAACTTCCAGGGAAAGCCTTAAAATGCAAGTTTAAAACTCATTTTGAACATCAGGAAGGTATTGTTAGATCATTTTTCACTCTCTTTATTTCAGATGCTGCTTCTGTTCCTGTTAAACCActaccaggagctgctgggagcagggacactgaATGTAAACCACACACGTCCATATTTACACACCCTGCAGGTCAGCTTCCCTGACAGAGGGTGCACACAGCATGGCACACATTAAAGGGGCTCCAGTTTCCTAGCAGGAAGTCCAGAGCTATAAATCTCACTTTAATAAGCTTGTTTATTAGCAAAGCTTCTGAGCACACCGCTGAGGTAGGGCAGGACTGCAGTCAGAGCCCCAAAGTTTCCCAACGAGGAACCAAACCCATTAATGTGAGGAGTTTCACcccttttttttgccttgtgaaAGCCAAAACAACCCTCAGGAGGACAAGACTGGATAAAGGTGCCTTTGGCACATCCTGGCATGGAGGAATTCTGCATCCCTGCAGCAtccagggaagcaggaggagctgggttGGTGTGAGCAGGGCTCACAAGGGAGAGAAGAGCCCctcaaaagcagcacagcccttctTTAGGTGCTGCAACATCCCCACCAGGATCCCTTTAAAAcgaacaaaaaaaccccacattcaCTTTCAGGGACTTTGTAACCTTTAAATGCTTTGCCTAGAGGATAAAAGCTGTGCACAAGGGGAAAGTTTAGTTTTGAGACACGCTCAGGGAACTGACCTTCCACCAAAGATGTCAATAGTGTCAcatttgcagcttttcttcGGCCAGCAGGAAGATTCAAGCCAATTTTATCCAGTTTTTCCCTTAACGATCTGCCACCATTTTTAGATTTGGCTCTGTAAttaaaagagggggaaaaaaatggccTTATTTATCTTCAGGGAGCACTGCTTTTTAGGATGAGAAATTCCGGTTACTGACATTCAATAGGGTTCTACTGGGGtggggaaaagataaaaaacagGCTCTTTTCAAGTGACCTACTTTTTAAATGCTCTACTTTAAACACAGCAGgtcaaaatcaaaatatttcaaactgcACCACTGAAGCCAACGGCTGTAGAATGGTCACAAGCCAAATAAGGtgtatgcaaaaaaaaagatgtagaAAATGTCCTTGTTATGATTAATCAGGAGTATGAGAgctaatgataaaaaaataatcattccACAGGGTTTTGGGAATCAGAGACAGCTCCATGTGCTGGTTTTGAGACAAAACCTCAGCTCTAAACTGGGAACGAGAATCGCTGTCAGAGCTGTTAATAGCACTtctccagaggcagcagaagtgCAAAGAAGTTTTAATTTCCAAAGCCTATTAGGATTCAGCGTCTCAAAACCCAGGGATTcgtgctgctgtggggctgctcacacacaacaaaacacgggcaaaaaacccacaaacaccAGGGGAACACAAACAGAGGGCAGCGAGGAGGAGAAGCATCCTACCTTCTCAGGACTCCTCCTAGCAGGGAGGCATTGAGACACTCCGGGGGTGACAGCCTCCTCTGCACCTCTGCCACTGTCACTTTGTACTTGGACGTGGAGCTGAGCAGCGACAGCCTGCCCGGCACGGAGCAGAACACCTCGTTGGGGTTGATCACCACCCCAATTAACCCATCCTTTTGGCAGGGCAGGCTCAGAGCGCTGTTTTTCGTTAAGGAGATGGGACCTGTGggtggagggaaaggaaggcagGTGTTTttataaaaggcaaaaagaaatagGAAGTGGCTGGTGAGTTTTCTGTCTGTAAAAATAACCCCGGAGAGAGGGTTTTGTTCGGTGTTAAATGCTCACAGCACTGAGCTCCTGTGCCCAGCATCCATCTGCAGCACAAGGAGGCAAAGGGCCCCCAAAACTACTCCTGACCAGCTGGATTTTACCACTGGgctgcaaggagctgctgaacacaacaaataaatacatatatatatataaattttatatatgacatatatgtatttttttaatttttttttaactttaaccCTAAGAATGCTGTTcaagggacacacacacacacaaaccccccacacctctggagcagcaggctGCAAGGCAGCAAAGCTGTGCTCACAAAAAAACTCGACTCCAAATTAGCATCCTCCAGCTACTGCCAAAACTCTTCCcgagccagggcagggagaaacCTCCCAGCTCCCGCTGGGCTTCGTCTTCCACCTCGCACACGCAGATTTAAGAAACCGCCTTTGGAATTTAATCCCAACAAAttcctgccaggcagcagcccGGCGGAgagggacacagcccaggggagaACCGAAAgtaaggagctgctgctgctcctcgtTAGGAGCTTCAGCCTCGAGGTGAGGAgggacaacaaaaaaaaggcttgGCGAGGAGCAAACCACAGATGCAGCTTTTCCATCCCCTCGCCCAGTTcacccagtgctgctggtgaaAGGGTTAAAGAGCCGAGGTCGGCCCCATTCTCTCTCCCGGAGGGGGAAGATTTGTCAGTGGTGCATCTGACAGCGAAATTATTCTCCCATGAGCTAAAGGCAGCAATCAGAGCTCTGACACacacttctgcttttcctcagttAGGTATTTGTTTGAAGTCTTCAGAGGaaacttgtgattttttttttttttaagcacaaatttgtttaaaaacaaaagcaaggaaaaaaaaaccccttaaattACTGTAAATTGAGTCAAGACgtcttcctccttcctcaaaACCTCAGCTACAAACCAATTTCGATTAAGATAAAGCCAAACAGTCTTCTGCCAGCGAACTCAGTCTTTTCTCAAGTCTTGTgaagaagttgaaaaaaaaaaaagttgggaaaaaaaggagggaaaaaaaacccctgtctTCGAGTGATGagagcaaccaaaaaaaacccccaaacaaacaaaagaaaagccccGTGTCACTTCACACACATATTTCAGGAAAGATTAAAATCGGTTCAAGGTCCTGGTTTCGATTAAAGCCATAACACAAGAGCACACGCGAGGGGACAATCGTGTCCCCGCAGGAGTCTCACGGCCCCGGGCAGTTTGTCCCCGCCGCCACCTTCCCTCGGACAGCGTTAGAAAACTCCAGCGACAAGAGAGTGGATGGAATAAAAACTCCTCCGCCCTCCCGATCCCAAAGGATCGgtcttttataaaaataactgGGCGTCACTTCACCGGTGCGTCACGAAACTTTTTAACTATTGACAAGGGAAAGTAAAGCTGCGGTGCCACCTTACTGACCTTTTCTAATGACTGTCTGGTCATGCATTAGTAAGTGTTGATCTTCCACattctggaaagagaaagggggGAGAAAGTTTCGCACCTGGACGAGCtgagagaggggggaaaataaaaaaggcttttggGAACCCACCCGCTCCTCCCCGCGCACCCGCATCCCGAGGGGCCAAGGGGAGAAAATGAGGATTTCTCTGCAGGGACGGGGATGCGCAGGAGGACACGGGGCTTGTCCCGCCTGGCCCAAGGTGAGGTCGGGGCTCTCCTTACCTGCACCTCCTCCATCTGATGAGCCATGTCGTGCAGGCCCAGGTTATCGGCCAAAGCTGAGGCATCCAACCCGTGCCCGTGGGGCAACAACAGCTCGGAACGGCGGAAAGTCTCCCGGCGGCTGCCGGCAGAGCCGCTCTCCAGCGCCGAGAGGTGCGGCACCAGGCCGGGGCGGGCGTGCGGGGCCAGCCCCGCCGGCTCCTGGCTCTGCCGGTTGGGCCAAGcgctctgctgctggctgggcggaggaggaggcggcTGGTGCAGGGGATTGATGGAGAAAGGGTCCCCGAGGTGCGAGTAAGGGTCGCTGGATTGGGAATAAGGCAGCGGCTGGTACGGGGGTGGGAAGTAAGGGGGCTGGAAGTCGGAGGCGCCCGAGTGCGAGAGCGGCGGCGCCGGGCTGTACAGGTGCTGGCTGACGGCGGAGAGGTGCGGCAGCCGCGGGTTCCCGTTGCTGCTCCCATCGTGCCGGTCCTGCAAAGCACACAGAGGGTGGGGGAACAACGGGGTGGCCGTCAGCGGGCTCGGGGGACACGGCGGCAGCGGGTGGTGGCACTGAGTAAGGAAAGAGGAGAGCGAGAGCCGCCTCCCcccgctcccagcccagggaattTGGTGGGTTTAAGGAAGGCGCTTGGAGGAAGGAATCAGCCCCACTCGCAGGGAAGAGGTGACAAAGCAGCTCTCGCTGCTCTTCCCATCGCGACTACGCCAGAGGAACCCTTCTCTCGCTAGCGCAAGTCAGCAGAAGAAtcattaaaatcagaaaaaaattcaaatcagaGGCGCGGCCGCGTTTCCTCCTCGGCTggggaggaggcggcggggccggagggGCTGCGGAGCCCTGGGAGGGATGGGGGACCCCCGGTacccccatccccagcagccccgAGGGGCGCCGGGCAGCGGCTGCCGGCTGTGCCCCATGCGGAGGCACCGCGCTGCTGCCCCCGGCCGCGCCATCGCTGCTCCGGCCCCGATCCCGGCGCCCAAAGCTGAAATGTCTGCATTGAGCTCATCCAGGGATTTAGCAGCTTCTGGCTTCACGGTCATTAAAATAACAGGGCTAGTTAATAAGAGGTGAATGGGGTCCCAATGGAGCGTGAAGCGGGGACTGCAGCTAATCTGCAGGAGACGGGCAGGCGgagcagcggggccggggggacaCAGGCGACTTCGGAGACATCAAAACCCGGCAGAGCACCTCGAGGggagtgggagctgctcccGGGGAGGAAAAACGTGGGAAGGAAGGGTTCTCCCTGCCCGGTTCTCCTCGCTGCTACCTGCCGGCCCCTCCGCATCCCGCCCGGTGCGATGCGCTCCGGGATCCGCCGCTCCCGGCACGGCGCTGCTCCAGGCGGGATGCGAGCTCCGTTctctcagctggggctccgTTGAATTCAAAAGTTCAAAAAAGACTCCGTAAAGAAAAACGTAAAAATGTTAtatatctaaaaaaaatttaaaaataaaaaataaaagttcgcatgtccagaggaaaaaaataaaaataaaagtgcaaaGCGGGGTCTTCGGGCAGAGACAGCGGCTGCTGCCGGCGCTGGCAGCGAGCGGAGCCCGGGGCCGGCGGAGCCCCGCGCTGCCCCACGCGGGACCCCCGCTCCCCAGCGGCGACCCCTCCGCGCTCTCTCACCTCGCAGTCCTCTTCGTACTTGACATTATCTGCTAGTTTCCACAACATGGCGTCCAGCGTCCGGCCCAGGTGCTCGGTGCTGCGAACGGAACAGCTCGGCCCCCGCCACGGGCGGTAAATCCACGCGGGCGCTGGGGACGAGCAGCGGCCCCCCGGACGGAGCTCAGTTGGCAGGCATGAAGGCAGCTGACGGACTAACCCTCCGCGCTTCTGGTCACTcggcttctttttttttcttcttcttctttttttttttttttttctttttcctcttcttctttttccctccctgcccagacGCCCTTAATGGCAATAGGATTATCCTAACTCCTCCCCAGGGATGGTTCGGGCGCCGCGGCCGCCAGCCACTCAGGAGGGAGCGCGCAGCCCCAAAGCCACTCCTTCCGCGGCCGCGGagggcgggcggcagcgcggAGCCGGAGCCGCCCCTTCGGAGACCCCCTCGGGGTGCCGGGGCTGCCCCGCGGGGGTGGGGTCACGCGTGGGCATCCCCCCAGGCTTCTTGCCCCAGAGCCCCCGCTGCTGCGCTCCtttttggggctgtgggaggagtGCCGGGTGtcccccagctctctgctctttttggggggctgtgggagcagtgcCGGGTGtcccccagctctctgctctttttggggggctgtgggagcagtgaCGGGTGtcccccagctctctgctctttttggggggctgtgggagcagtgcCGGGTGtcccccagctctctgctctttttggggggctgtgggagcagtgcCGGGTGtcccccagctctctgctctttttggggggctgtgggagcgCTGCCGGGTGtcccccagctctctgctcttttggggggctgtgggagcgCTGCCGGGTGtcccccagctctctgctctttttggggggctgtgggagcgCTGCCGGGTGtcccccagctctctgctcttttggggggctgtgggagcgCTGCCGGgtgttctccagctcctccactgCTGTGAtcttttttggggggctgtgggagcaATGTCGGATGTTCCCCATCTCCCCCACTGCTGTGATGTGtttggggggctgtgggagcagtgcCGGGtgtcccccagctcccccatgcgctgtgctcagttttggggTGGAAGGACTTTGCTAAACCCCACAGTGCccccacatacacacacacacacagacaccaggCAGATTTTGGGCGAAATAAACTCGGAAAAAAGTCCTCGCAGCGAAAGCGAGAAAGTCGGAGCGCAGCCAGGGTTTCATTTGCTTAATTGTCAAGAGTTTGAATTACTGATTACAACTTGTAAGCTACCAATGTTTAAGGTATAATTTACTTAATGATCCGACAAGATTATTGCAGTGGTGCGGAAC from the Sylvia atricapilla isolate bSylAtr1 chromosome 16, bSylAtr1.pri, whole genome shotgun sequence genome contains:
- the LOC136368322 gene encoding transcription factor AP-2 gamma-like, with translation MLWKLADNVKYEEDCEDRHDGSSNGNPRLPHLSAVSQHLYSPAPPLSHSGASDFQPPYFPPPYQPLPYSQSSDPYSHLGDPFSINPLHQPPPPPPSQQQSAWPNRQSQEPAGLAPHARPGLVPHLSALESGSAGSRRETFRRSELLLPHGHGLDASALADNLGLHDMAHQMEEVQNVEDQHLLMHDQTVIRKGPISLTKNSALSLPCQKDGLIGVVINPNEVFCSVPGRLSLLSSTSKYKVTVAEVQRRLSPPECLNASLLGGVLRRAKSKNGGRSLREKLDKIGLNLPAGRRKAANVTLLTSLVEGEAVHLARDFGYVCETEFPSKAVAEYLTRPHMGRNEMANRKNMLLAAKQICKEFTDLLTQDRTPLGNTRPSPILDPGIQGCLTHFSLITHGFGSAAICAAMTSVQNYLNEALKIADKSYMNAESPAEGNKTIDKMDKHRK